The following proteins come from a genomic window of Alosa alosa isolate M-15738 ecotype Scorff River chromosome 2, AALO_Geno_1.1, whole genome shotgun sequence:
- the LOC125284271 gene encoding adapter molecule crk-like codes for MAGNFDAEDRNSWYWGRLIRQEAVSLLQGQRHGVFIVRDSVTSPGDYVLSVSENSKVSHYIINSISNNRQSGTNQAPPRYRIGDQEFDGLSALLEFYKIHYLDTTTLIEPANKAKHAGLVSSGASGGPQKSDEVEYVRAVFDFPGNDDEDLPFRKGDVLRVIEKPEDQWWNAANLDGRQGMIPVPYVERYRPASPTGAGQTLLTVLGTPVTGASDGAGGVPPTQLDYAQPVVNTPLPNLQNGPVYARAIQKRVPNAYDKTALALEVGDTVKVTKINVNGQWEGECKGKRGHFPFTHVRLLDQQHPEDES; via the exons ATGGCCGGGAATTTTGACGCCGAAGACCGTAACAGCTGGTACTGGGGGAGGCTTATTCGCCAAGAGGCAGTATCACTTCTGCAGGGACAACGACATGGAGTGTTTATTGTCAGAGACTCAGTTACGAGCCCCGGTGACTATGTGCTCTCCGTTTCTGAGAATTCCAAAGTATCTCATTACATAATCAACAGCATCAGCAACAATCGACAATCTGGAACAA ATCAAGCCCCTCCTCGTTACCGTATCGGAGACCAGGAGTTTGATGGTCTCTCTGCCCTTTTAGAGTTTTACAAGATTCACTATCTGGACACCACTACCTTGATTGAGCCTGCCAACAAGGCCAAGCATGCTGGATTAGTGAGCAGCGGTGCATCCGGGGGGCCACAAAAGTCAGATGAGGTGGAATATGTGCGCGCCGTCTTTGACTTCCCCGGCAATGACGACGAGGACCTGCCATTCCGGAAGGGGGATGTGCTCCGGGTAATCGAGAAGCCAGAGGACCAGTGGTGGAACGCAGCCAATCTTGACGGTCGTCAGGGCATGATCCCAGTCCCCTATGTGGAGCGTTACCGCCCTGCTTCACCAACTGGTGCAGGCCAAACGCTGCTCACTGTGCTGGGAACACCTGTCACGGGGGCGTCCGATGGCGCAGGGGGAGTGCCACCCACGCAGTTAGACTACGCTCAGCCTGTGGTGAACACGCCTTTGCCCAACCTCCAGAATGGACCAGTATATGCCAGGGCAATACAGAAGAGAGTCCCAAATGCTTACGATAAAACTGCTCTTGCTCTAGAG GTAGGGGACACGGTGAAAGTCACCAAGATCAATGTGAATGGCCAGTGGGAAGGCGAATGCAAGGGCAAGAGAGGCCATTTCCCCTTCACCCATGTCCGCCTTCTAGACCAGCAACACCCGGAGGATGAGAGCTGA